One part of the Candidatus Bathyarchaeota archaeon genome encodes these proteins:
- a CDS encoding radical SAM protein, whose amino-acid sequence MRRFGELPRRKRMEVAHKLASISHHVSLTGGEPLLLKDELKEIIETLVENYGVTVSMVSNMTLADADMMKFLADKEVYLYVSVESSSRKTHEAVRPGSWDRLVKGLAILRDLGVEYSTVTTVNRINYSEAWKVLEFADRFGAECSCYIPVIPVGRAAETGVMPTPNQLLEAFKKVVDEADRGGYYAKFWCSPVLKPYRSSRNVFVYGCSRDALDVAPNGDILLCDTMDIVISNIFKEPKEIVWDCEESPQVKLFESIPEECLDCRFKDICRGGCRSRAYNVYGSMLKPDPLCPMLYGST is encoded by the coding sequence CGCATCACGTTTCTCTAACGGGCGGCGAGCCTTTGCTTTTAAAGGATGAGCTGAAGGAGATAATCGAGACGCTCGTGGAAAACTACGGTGTCACCGTTTCTATGGTTTCAAACATGACTTTAGCAGACGCTGATATGATGAAGTTCCTTGCAGATAAAGAGGTGTACCTGTATGTATCCGTCGAATCCTCGTCGAGGAAGACCCATGAAGCTGTGAGACCCGGCTCCTGGGATAGGCTCGTTAAGGGTCTCGCTATTCTCAGGGATCTCGGGGTCGAATACTCGACTGTGACGACTGTGAACCGGATAAACTACTCTGAAGCATGGAAAGTTCTTGAATTCGCCGACAGATTCGGCGCCGAGTGTTCTTGCTACATCCCTGTGATCCCCGTCGGTAGGGCCGCGGAGACGGGGGTTATGCCCACTCCTAACCAGCTACTAGAGGCGTTTAAGAAGGTCGTCGACGAAGCGGATAGAGGAGGGTACTATGCCAAATTCTGGTGTAGCCCAGTCCTTAAGCCCTACAGGTCTTCCCGGAACGTCTTCGTTTATGGGTGCTCTAGGGATGCTTTAGATGTCGCTCCGAACGGCGACATATTGCTATGTGATACGATGGATATAGTGATATCTAACATATTTAAAGAGCCTAAAGAGATCGTTTGGGACTGCGAGGAAAGTCCCCAGGTAAAACTATTTGAGTCGATTCCGGAGGAATGCCTCGACTGCCGCTTCAAAGATATTTGTCGGGGTGGCTGTAGGTCTAGGGCTTACAACGTCTACGGTTCCATGCTTAAACCCGACCCGCTATGCCCGATGCTGTATGGAAGTACATAA